From Streptomyces cyaneogriseus subsp. noncyanogenus, the proteins below share one genomic window:
- a CDS encoding glycosyltransferase family 9 protein has protein sequence MTEAPAPRAPRLLVLRALGLGDLLAGVPALRALRRAHPEHELVLATPGELAPVAAATGAVDRLLPAAAPGRAVPRALDWTGPPPDIAVDLHGNGPPSHRLLMRLRPRRLLAFAHPETPGIDGPTWYAEEHERDRWCRLLTWYGIDADPADLLLPRPPGPSPAPGAVVLHPGAGAPSRCWPVERYAAVARALRERGLRVVVTGGADEAALVARLARAAGLPGTDVFAGGLPYGELSALVAGARAVVSGDTGIAHLAVAHAAPSVTLFGPVPPRRWGPPAHPRHRVLWHPGPDGDPHGREPDPALLAITVDDVLDALNEPNQRDARTDTARRGPRTASPPRPPEPAPTPAEAP, from the coding sequence ATGACCGAGGCCCCCGCGCCCCGTGCCCCCCGGCTCCTGGTCCTGCGCGCCCTGGGCCTCGGCGACCTGCTCGCCGGGGTCCCCGCGCTGCGGGCGCTGCGCCGCGCCCACCCGGAGCACGAACTGGTGCTGGCCACCCCCGGGGAGCTGGCGCCGGTCGCCGCGGCCACCGGGGCCGTCGACCGGCTGCTGCCCGCCGCCGCGCCCGGCCGAGCCGTGCCCCGCGCCCTGGACTGGACCGGGCCGCCCCCGGACATCGCCGTCGACCTGCACGGCAACGGCCCGCCCAGCCACCGCCTGCTCATGCGCCTGCGCCCGCGCAGGCTGCTCGCGTTCGCGCACCCGGAGACCCCCGGGATCGACGGCCCCACCTGGTACGCCGAGGAACACGAACGGGACCGCTGGTGCCGGCTGCTGACGTGGTACGGCATCGACGCCGACCCCGCCGACCTGCTGCTGCCCCGCCCGCCGGGCCCGTCCCCGGCCCCCGGGGCCGTCGTCCTGCACCCGGGCGCGGGCGCCCCCTCCCGCTGCTGGCCCGTCGAACGGTACGCGGCCGTCGCCCGGGCACTGCGCGAGCGGGGCCTGCGGGTCGTCGTCACCGGGGGAGCGGACGAGGCCGCTCTCGTGGCCCGGCTCGCCCGGGCGGCCGGACTGCCCGGCACCGACGTCTTCGCCGGCGGCCTGCCCTACGGCGAGCTGTCCGCGCTCGTCGCCGGCGCCCGTGCCGTGGTCAGCGGCGACACCGGCATCGCCCACCTGGCCGTCGCCCACGCCGCCCCCTCCGTCACCCTCTTCGGCCCCGTCCCGCCCCGCCGCTGGGGCCCGCCCGCGCACCCCCGCCACCGCGTCCTGTGGCACCCCGGCCCGGACGGCGACCCGCACGGCCGCGAGCCCGACCCCGCGCTGCTCGCCATCACCGTCGACGACGTACTCGACGCACTGAACGAACCGAACCAACGCGACGCACGAACGGACACGGCGCGCCGCGGGCCCCGGACGGCCTCGCCGCCCCGCCCGCCCGAGCCCGCCCCCACCCCTGCCGAGGCACCATGA
- a CDS encoding glycosyltransferase family 2 protein → MSNGLSATRERASGDATRRAPVGIVIATRDRSASLAVTLRHLLALPERPEIVVADNASTDGTRAMLARDFPRVRVLALPYNCGALARTHGVRALDTPYVAFSDDDSWWAPGALSTAARLFDEHPRLGLVSARTLVGPADDPDPLNDVLAASPLGPATDLPGTQVLGFLGCAAVARRTAYLDAGGYHPLLFFGAEETLLAYDLAARGWGVTHCPDVVAHHHPDPGPRTGRPAVVRRNELLTAWLRRPLPYALARTRALAAEARHDPHARRALREALGRLPAALRDRRALPPHVERAARRLEGAQA, encoded by the coding sequence ATGAGCAACGGACTGTCAGCCACCCGCGAACGGGCGTCCGGCGACGCCACGCGCCGCGCCCCCGTCGGCATCGTCATCGCCACCCGCGACCGCTCGGCCAGTCTCGCCGTCACTCTGCGCCATCTGCTCGCCCTGCCGGAGCGGCCGGAGATCGTCGTGGCGGACAACGCCTCCACCGACGGCACCCGCGCGATGCTCGCCCGCGACTTCCCCCGGGTGCGGGTCCTCGCGCTGCCGTACAACTGCGGCGCCCTGGCCCGCACCCACGGCGTCCGCGCCCTGGACACCCCCTACGTGGCCTTCAGCGACGACGACTCCTGGTGGGCGCCCGGCGCCCTGAGCACGGCCGCCCGCCTCTTCGACGAGCACCCGCGGCTCGGCCTGGTCTCCGCCCGCACCCTCGTCGGCCCCGCCGACGACCCCGACCCGCTCAACGACGTGCTCGCCGCCTCCCCCCTCGGCCCGGCCACCGACCTGCCCGGCACCCAGGTCCTCGGCTTCCTCGGCTGCGCCGCCGTCGCCCGCCGCACCGCCTACCTCGACGCGGGCGGCTACCATCCCCTGCTGTTCTTCGGCGCCGAGGAGACCCTGCTCGCCTACGACCTGGCCGCCCGCGGATGGGGCGTCACCCACTGCCCCGACGTGGTCGCCCACCACCACCCGGACCCCGGCCCCCGCACCGGCCGCCCCGCCGTCGTCCGCCGCAACGAACTCCTCACCGCCTGGCTGCGCCGCCCCCTGCCGTACGCGCTCGCCCGCACCCGCGCCCTGGCCGCCGAGGCACGCCACGACCCGCACGCCCGGCGCGCCCTGCGCGAGGCGCTCGGCCGCCTGCCCGCCGCCCTGCGCGACCGCAGAGCCCTGCCGCCGCACGTGGAACGGGCCGCCCGCCGCCTGGAGGGAGCGCAGGCATGA
- a CDS encoding glycosyltransferase family 2 protein, whose amino-acid sequence MSDPRTTVVVITHNRRPELLRTLDRLAELPEQPPVIVTDNGSTDGTSPAVARHHPQVRLLRPGRNLGAVGRNLAVRHVRTPYVAFCDDDSWWAPGSLSGAADLLDRHPALGAVTARIVVEPKGTEDPIVKELRDSPIPGPEWLPGPALGSFLAAATVLRTDAFRAAGGFHPRLWLGGEEELLAADLAANGWWLTYADHLTIHHQASVVRDATLRRTHGIRNTLWFTWLRRPARTALRRTLHLARTVPRDTASLRAFAEAAAALPWVLRERRALPPDVEARLRLLEPSQRDSRARSYTG is encoded by the coding sequence ATGAGCGACCCGCGCACCACCGTCGTCGTCATCACCCACAACCGGCGCCCCGAACTGCTGCGCACCCTGGACCGCCTCGCCGAACTGCCGGAGCAGCCGCCGGTGATCGTCACCGACAACGGCTCCACGGACGGCACGTCCCCCGCCGTCGCCCGCCACCACCCCCAGGTGCGGTTGCTGCGCCCCGGCCGCAACCTCGGCGCGGTCGGCCGCAACCTGGCCGTCCGCCACGTCCGCACCCCCTACGTCGCCTTCTGCGACGACGACTCCTGGTGGGCGCCCGGCTCGCTGTCCGGCGCCGCCGACCTGCTCGACCGGCACCCCGCGCTCGGCGCGGTCACGGCGCGGATCGTCGTCGAACCGAAGGGCACCGAGGACCCGATCGTCAAGGAACTGCGCGATTCGCCGATCCCGGGGCCCGAGTGGCTGCCCGGCCCGGCCCTCGGCTCGTTCCTGGCCGCCGCGACCGTGCTGCGCACCGACGCCTTCCGCGCCGCGGGCGGCTTCCACCCCCGGCTCTGGCTCGGCGGCGAGGAAGAGCTGCTCGCCGCCGACCTGGCCGCGAACGGCTGGTGGCTCACGTACGCCGACCACCTGACCATCCACCACCAGGCGTCGGTGGTCCGGGACGCCACCCTGCGGCGCACCCACGGCATCCGCAACACCCTGTGGTTCACCTGGCTGCGCCGCCCCGCCCGGACCGCGCTGCGCCGCACCCTGCACCTGGCCCGCACGGTGCCCCGCGACACCGCGTCCCTGCGCGCCTTCGCCGAGGCGGCGGCCGCGCTGCCGTGGGTGCTGCGGGAACGCCGGGCGCTGCCGCCCGACGTCGAGGCCCGGCTGCGGCTGCTGGAACCGTCCCAGCGCGACTCCCGGGCCCGCAGCTACACGGGATGA
- a CDS encoding DUF3040 domain-containing protein, whose translation MTGPRLTAHERRVLAELERDLRRDRRLDRRMRTFRPGPRSPLARVAAYRPRGRTVAALFAVSVTLMVSGIVTSQPVVIWAFAVAWPVTLYAAFRLLCRWTEG comes from the coding sequence GTGACCGGCCCCCGGCTCACCGCACACGAGCGGCGCGTCCTCGCCGAGCTGGAACGGGATCTGCGCCGCGACCGCCGGCTCGACCGCCGGATGCGCACGTTCCGGCCGGGCCCCCGCTCCCCCCTGGCCCGGGTGGCGGCGTACCGCCCGCGCGGGCGGACGGTCGCGGCCCTGTTCGCCGTCTCCGTCACGCTCATGGTGTCCGGGATCGTCACCTCGCAACCGGTCGTCATCTGGGCCTTCGCGGTCGCGTGGCCGGTGACGCTGTACGCCGCCTTCCGGCTGCTGTGCCGCTGGACGGAGGGCTGA
- a CDS encoding polysaccharide pyruvyl transferase family protein, which produces MGTVHRRRRILVTGWFSFLDGEATAGDVLALHRVEEVLRGADAAYDVVWSPGFRAEGLHFEDVDPAAYSHLVFVCGPVHGRQIEELHRRFAHCVRVAVGVSVVDAGSPAVTGFDRVLVRDAPGAEPTADLAARAPGLPARPVAGVILTHGQHEYGPRRRHEQVAAAVTRWLAGKDCARLELETRLDAHDWRLCATPAQLESVLARLDLVVTDRLHGLVLALRAGTPALAVDPVEGGAKVTAQARACGWPALLAAEELEAAGLERWWRWCLGEGRERARRIGEGFRAGARPDGADALAEALGAALRPAG; this is translated from the coding sequence ATGGGCACTGTGCACCGACGGCGAAGAATTCTGGTGACGGGGTGGTTCAGCTTCCTGGACGGGGAGGCGACCGCCGGGGACGTGCTGGCGCTGCACCGGGTGGAGGAGGTGCTGCGCGGCGCGGACGCGGCGTACGACGTCGTATGGAGTCCGGGCTTCCGGGCCGAGGGGCTGCACTTCGAGGACGTGGACCCGGCGGCGTACTCGCATCTCGTGTTCGTGTGCGGCCCCGTGCACGGCCGGCAGATCGAGGAACTGCACCGGCGGTTCGCGCACTGTGTGCGCGTCGCGGTCGGCGTCTCCGTCGTCGACGCCGGCTCCCCCGCCGTCACCGGCTTCGACCGGGTACTCGTCCGGGACGCCCCCGGCGCGGAGCCGACCGCCGACCTCGCGGCGCGCGCCCCCGGCCTGCCCGCCCGGCCCGTCGCCGGGGTGATCCTCACGCACGGGCAGCACGAGTACGGGCCGCGGCGCCGTCACGAGCAGGTCGCCGCCGCGGTGACGCGGTGGCTGGCCGGGAAGGACTGCGCGCGTCTGGAGCTGGAGACGCGGCTCGACGCGCACGACTGGCGGCTGTGCGCGACCCCCGCACAGCTCGAGTCGGTGCTGGCCCGGCTGGATCTCGTCGTCACCGACCGGCTGCACGGTCTGGTGCTGGCGCTGCGGGCGGGGACGCCGGCCCTCGCGGTCGATCCCGTCGAGGGCGGCGCCAAGGTGACCGCCCAGGCCCGCGCCTGCGGCTGGCCCGCGCTGCTGGCGGCCGAGGAGCTGGAGGCGGCCGGGCTGGAGCGCTGGTGGCGGTGGTGTCTGGGCGAAGGGCGCGAGCGGGCCCGGCGGATCGGCGAGGGGTTCCGGGCGGGTGCCCGTCCCGACGGCGCGGACGCCCTGGCCGAGGCGCTCGGAGCGGCGCTGCGGCCCGCCGGATGA
- a CDS encoding SAM-dependent methyltransferase: protein MNHVSDEVRERLRTDRPHSARVWNYLLGGKDNYPVDSEAGDVILSTFPEFAAVARLQRQFLARAVRFLAGEAGIRQFLDIGTGLPTADNTHELAQRIAPESRIVYVDNDPLVLTHAQALLTSTPEGACAYIDADVRDPERILTEAAKTLDFSRPVALTMLGIMGQIADADRPAELVARLVAELPPGSYLALSDGTNTNEALNRAVEIYNSQSANTYHLRAPGEIAAFFDGLELLEPGVVPTAAWRPDPAQAAEPVADVAVCGVARKP from the coding sequence ATGAACCATGTGAGTGACGAAGTCAGGGAGCGGCTGCGGACCGACCGCCCGCACTCCGCCCGGGTCTGGAACTACCTGCTGGGCGGCAAGGACAACTACCCCGTCGACAGCGAGGCCGGTGACGTCATCCTCTCGACGTTCCCGGAATTCGCGGCCGTCGCCCGGCTCCAGCGGCAGTTCCTGGCGCGCGCCGTGCGCTTCCTGGCGGGGGAGGCCGGCATCCGCCAGTTCCTCGACATCGGCACCGGACTGCCCACCGCGGACAACACCCACGAGCTGGCCCAGCGCATCGCGCCGGAGAGCCGCATCGTCTACGTCGACAACGACCCCCTCGTGCTGACCCACGCGCAGGCGCTGCTGACCAGCACCCCCGAGGGAGCCTGCGCCTACATCGACGCCGATGTCCGCGACCCGGAGCGCATCCTGACCGAGGCGGCCAAGACGCTGGACTTCAGCCGTCCGGTCGCCCTGACCATGCTGGGGATCATGGGCCAGATCGCCGACGCCGACCGCCCCGCGGAGCTGGTGGCCCGGCTGGTCGCGGAACTGCCGCCGGGCAGCTACCTCGCCCTCAGCGACGGCACGAACACCAACGAGGCGCTCAACCGGGCCGTCGAGATCTACAACAGCCAGTCGGCCAACACCTACCACCTGCGCGCGCCCGGGGAGATCGCCGCCTTCTTCGACGGACTGGAGCTCCTGGAGCCCGGGGTGGTGCCCACCGCCGCCTGGCGCCCGGACCCCGCCCAGGCGGCCGAGCCCGTGGCCGACGTCGCCGTCTGCGGAGTGGCCCGCAAGCCCTGA
- a CDS encoding helix-turn-helix transcriptional regulator, with amino-acid sequence MAADAADVVEIRSALVRLRRATGLPVVFGGLMESGRRRVRISELSGTATAALSSLAVTSGSGLGGKAVALARPCAVTDYSAARHISHEYDAPVAAEGLRSVVAVPVVVRRRVRGVLYGALRAAQPLGDRTLSAAVEAARDVEQALLLREEARELVTAARPGPLREVAPGAAREQVREAHAALRALLPRVTDASLRTELLDVCALLAGGAGCGPAGGVRLAPREVDVLACVADGATNAAAAERLGVRAETVKAYLRSAMRKLGARTRGEAVVAARRAGWLP; translated from the coding sequence GTGGCAGCAGACGCGGCCGACGTGGTGGAGATCCGCAGCGCACTGGTCAGGCTGCGGCGCGCCACCGGACTTCCCGTCGTCTTCGGCGGGCTGATGGAATCCGGCCGGCGGCGGGTGCGGATCAGCGAGCTCAGCGGCACCGCCACGGCCGCGCTCAGCTCCCTCGCCGTGACCTCCGGCAGCGGCCTGGGCGGCAAGGCGGTCGCGCTCGCCCGGCCGTGCGCCGTGACCGACTACTCCGCCGCCCGCCACATCAGCCACGAGTACGACGCCCCGGTCGCCGCCGAGGGACTGCGCTCGGTGGTGGCGGTGCCGGTGGTGGTCCGGCGCCGGGTGCGCGGGGTGCTGTACGGGGCCCTGCGCGCGGCCCAGCCGCTCGGCGACCGCACCCTGAGCGCGGCCGTGGAGGCGGCGCGGGACGTGGAACAGGCGCTGCTGCTGCGGGAGGAGGCGCGGGAGCTGGTGACGGCGGCCCGGCCGGGGCCTCTGCGGGAGGTCGCCCCGGGTGCGGCCCGGGAACAGGTCCGGGAGGCGCACGCGGCGCTGCGGGCGCTGCTGCCGCGGGTCACGGACGCCTCCCTGCGGACCGAACTGCTCGACGTGTGCGCGCTGCTGGCGGGCGGGGCCGGGTGCGGGCCGGCGGGCGGGGTGCGCCTGGCTCCGCGCGAGGTGGACGTGCTGGCGTGCGTCGCCGACGGGGCGACCAACGCGGCGGCGGCCGAGCGGCTCGGGGTGCGCGCCGAGACGGTGAAGGCGTATCTGCGGTCGGCGATGCGGAAGCTGGGGGCACGCACCCGAGGGGAGGCCGTGGTGGCGGCGCGCCGGGCGGGGTGGCTGCCGTAG